One genomic window of Sulfuricurvum sp. IAE1 includes the following:
- a CDS encoding ArsC/Spx/MgsR family protein: MALAKVTDEAKLIDALVAHPRLIERPVLIEGNRAVIGRPAEKVIEFLG, from the coding sequence CTGGCACTGGCGAAAGTGACCGACGAGGCGAAGCTGATCGACGCTCTCGTCGCACACCCCCGCCTGATCGAACGGCCGGTTCTGATCGAGGGGAACCGGGCCGTGATCGGGCGTCCGGCGGAGAAAGTGATCGAATTTCTCGGCTAG
- a CDS encoding DUF389 domain-containing protein — protein sequence MDTATEHRTWINLKTILKERLSITQDMADDEVIDERIRSEVEMRGATLWILMFAIFVASIGLNVNSTAVIIGAMLISPLMGPIMGIGYGAGINDFSLLRRSFVSLSFATMVGLLTSTLYFLISPLDTAHSELLARTTPTAWDVLIGLFGGLAGIVAITRKEKSNVIPGVAIATALMPPLCTAGFGLSSGNWEFFLGAFYLYTINFVFIALASFIVVRAFNVAEKKYVDPALALKAQRYIAAAVLITLLPSSYLAYRLVGEEVFKARASQFVAQAFNFKTTNVAQVKIDPKNREIKVFLIGEYVPQEKLNEIRAEMGPEGLGKASLNVYQNTNGQNIDLSKLKTGIITDLYHKSQIALQSQSKEIEALKEQLRRHDEQNTLFESVPAELKTLFPKIREAILSKSYDPAAVDENRSSTVLVLNVQAVRQLSAKERRDIEAWLKIRAKHENVLVLIR from the coding sequence ATGGACACCGCTACCGAGCATCGTACATGGATAAATCTCAAAACCATCCTCAAAGAACGGCTCAGCATCACGCAGGATATGGCCGATGACGAAGTGATCGACGAGCGGATCCGCAGCGAAGTCGAGATGCGTGGGGCTACCCTGTGGATTTTGATGTTCGCTATTTTCGTCGCTTCGATCGGCCTCAACGTCAACTCGACCGCCGTCATCATCGGGGCGATGCTCATATCCCCGCTGATGGGACCGATCATGGGGATCGGATACGGCGCGGGAATCAACGACTTCTCGCTGCTGCGCCGCTCTTTTGTCAGCCTCAGTTTCGCCACGATGGTAGGGTTGCTCACCTCCACCCTTTATTTCCTGATCTCGCCGCTCGATACCGCCCATTCGGAATTGCTGGCCCGTACCACCCCGACGGCCTGGGACGTTCTGATCGGATTGTTCGGGGGGCTTGCGGGGATCGTCGCCATCACCCGCAAAGAAAAATCCAACGTCATCCCCGGCGTCGCGATCGCGACCGCCCTGATGCCGCCGCTGTGCACCGCGGGATTCGGCCTCTCAAGCGGAAACTGGGAGTTTTTCCTCGGGGCTTTTTACCTCTATACGATCAACTTCGTCTTCATCGCCCTGGCGTCGTTCATCGTCGTCCGGGCGTTCAACGTGGCGGAAAAAAAGTACGTCGATCCCGCCCTGGCCCTCAAAGCACAGCGCTATATCGCCGCGGCCGTCCTCATCACCCTGCTGCCCAGTTCGTATCTGGCATACCGCCTCGTCGGCGAAGAGGTGTTCAAGGCCCGCGCTTCCCAGTTCGTCGCCCAGGCGTTCAACTTCAAAACCACCAACGTCGCGCAGGTGAAAATCGACCCGAAAAACCGGGAGATCAAGGTATTCCTCATCGGGGAATACGTCCCCCAAGAAAAACTCAACGAAATCCGCGCGGAAATGGGGCCCGAAGGGTTGGGCAAAGCGTCGCTCAACGTCTACCAAAACACCAACGGCCAGAACATCGACCTCTCGAAACTCAAAACGGGGATCATCACCGACCTCTACCATAAGAGCCAAATCGCCCTTCAATCGCAGAGCAAGGAGATCGAAGCCCTCAAAGAACAGCTGCGCCGGCACGACGAACAAAACACCCTCTTTGAATCGGTCCCCGCCGAACTCAAAACCCTTTTCCCGAAAATACGCGAAGCGATCCTCTCCAAAAGCTACGATCCCGCCGCCGTCGATGAAAACCGGAGCTCGACCGTGTTGGTGCTCAATGTTCAAGCGGTACGCCAGCTCTCCGCCAAAGAACGGCGAGACATCGAAGCATGGCTGAAAATTCGCGCCAAGCATGAGAACGTTTTGGTCCTCATTCGCTAA
- a CDS encoding c-type cytochrome, with translation MNRIVFALLMGGTVLSASQGMKIYGAKCAECHGGDGKDVSVAGKPLAGAKGTLAKLSGYKNGTFGGEQKATMQASLADLSDADLKAVADYVDTLK, from the coding sequence GTGAATCGGATCGTTTTCGCATTACTGATGGGGGGAACCGTTTTGTCGGCGTCCCAGGGGATGAAGATTTACGGCGCCAAATGCGCCGAGTGCCATGGGGGAGACGGCAAAGACGTTTCGGTTGCGGGGAAACCGCTCGCCGGAGCCAAAGGGACGCTCGCCAAACTGAGCGGCTATAAGAACGGGACGTTCGGGGGGGAACAGAAAGCGACGATGCAGGCCTCCCTCGCCGATCTCTCCGACGCAGACCTCAAAGCGGTCGCCGATTACGTCGATACCCTAAAATAA
- a CDS encoding M15 family metallopeptidase, whose product MRTIWILGTLLSVLAWGNPQCYVEGYPGLVASANERELTLANGTSFPLRTDAPKRSWDEKINNADLATQLEQRYDAGGSETPPPYLFDPGRLRYQPFFQALYGKTEKEIEKNLVTIEWPTLKGKAKLQVSRIGGVDKKLYAIGQEIAKLPKKERIWAEGAATYCYRVIKDTDRLSMHSFGIAIDLAPATTQYWKDEASAETAKIGYKNTMPLSIVRIFEKHGFIWGGRWYHYDTMHFEYRPELLAPSCVAKAD is encoded by the coding sequence ATGCGGACGATTTGGATTTTGGGAACGTTGCTGAGCGTTTTGGCGTGGGGGAATCCGCAGTGTTACGTCGAAGGATATCCGGGCCTGGTCGCTTCGGCGAACGAGCGGGAACTGACCCTCGCAAACGGTACGTCGTTCCCTTTGCGTACCGATGCCCCCAAAAGAAGCTGGGACGAAAAAATCAACAACGCCGACCTCGCGACCCAACTCGAACAGCGTTACGACGCCGGAGGCAGTGAAACGCCGCCGCCGTACCTCTTCGATCCGGGACGCTTGCGGTATCAGCCCTTTTTCCAGGCACTTTACGGCAAAACCGAAAAAGAGATCGAAAAGAACCTTGTCACGATCGAATGGCCGACGCTCAAAGGGAAGGCAAAGCTGCAGGTAAGCCGTATCGGGGGAGTCGACAAAAAGCTCTACGCCATCGGCCAGGAGATCGCCAAACTCCCCAAAAAAGAGCGCATCTGGGCCGAAGGGGCCGCCACCTACTGCTACCGCGTCATCAAAGACACCGACCGCCTCTCGATGCACAGCTTCGGAATCGCGATCGACCTCGCCCCCGCCACGACCCAGTACTGGAAAGACGAAGCCTCCGCGGAAACGGCAAAAATCGGGTACAAAAACACGATGCCCCTCTCAATCGTGCGGATTTTCGAAAAACACGGCTTCATCTGGGGAGGGCGATGGTACCACTACGACACGATGCATTTCGAATACCGCCCCGAGCTGCTCGCCCCCTCCTGCGTCGCAAAAGCCGATTAG
- a CDS encoding nucleoside deaminase has product MDRWMALAAQEARRGMERNEGGPFGAVVVKDGALIASAHNEVLAANDPTAHAEMLAIRRASEALGTFDLSGCILYTSCYPCPMCLGAILWARIKTVYYGASTKDAAEAGFDDGHFYDALGNPAAALDLRPIDTPEAARLFWQWSAKADRKTY; this is encoded by the coding sequence ATGGACCGTTGGATGGCACTCGCCGCGCAAGAAGCCCGGCGGGGGATGGAGCGCAACGAAGGAGGACCCTTCGGGGCCGTCGTCGTCAAAGACGGAGCCCTCATCGCCTCGGCGCATAACGAAGTGCTCGCCGCAAACGACCCGACCGCCCATGCCGAAATGCTCGCTATCCGGCGCGCTTCGGAGGCACTTGGGACATTCGACCTCTCCGGCTGCATCCTCTACACCTCCTGCTACCCCTGTCCCATGTGCCTCGGGGCGATCCTTTGGGCCCGGATCAAAACTGTTTACTACGGCGCATCGACGAAAGACGCCGCCGAAGCGGGGTTTGACGACGGCCATTTTTACGATGCGCTGGGCAATCCCGCCGCGGCGCTCGACCTGCGGCCGATCGATACCCCCGAAGCGGCGCGGCTCTTTTGGCAATGGAGCGCCAAAGCCGACCGGAAAACGTATTGA
- a CDS encoding EAL domain-containing protein, whose protein sequence is MKNIPLGSLLGPKNVSLRTDRSIAEALKIMSEKAISSVVVTDASDRPVGIFTEHDALHVVADSLNPEIPLSEVMTPDPYCLEESVHLHDAYQLMEEKGFRHLVVVDGSGRFKGVVSEGDFIRHLGFEHLTKQKRVAEAMSDSPLIVTPGMPLAEAAALMHERRCDYAIVLEGGCPGGIITERDIAHHYAHGESVGDERVDLLLRPEVCTVDKNISLQEAALLMERHGVHQLIVTDSHGALEGLVSRHDVLHAMHGAYFEFLIRTIERKSAAIARINERKRELRSEKEEIERSTLKLRKLFETLPDGVVLIDSRTMQAVEFNRSAYEQLGYSADEFAALRVNDYEAVESPEETRRRVEKIEREGRDAFETQHRTKEGTILDVWVNVVLVDLGGVPHMMALFRDITDQKRTEREIDRVQALARIGTLEWDIVKDEMSGSDESSRIFGISLDDKPSVQALLASVVEDDRERVTQELYTAMKEGTYNAMCRIAVGDGTIRWVETNAEFIYDENGNPVKGIGIVQDLTERVLAEEALRRKDADLNAAQALAHIGSWRLDVGRDVLEWSEETYRIFGVSKGSPLNYAAFLSAIHPDDREKVDYAWRAALQGAPYEIEHRIVVDGEIKWVRENAQLEADREGNLIAGVGTVQLITERKLYEERLESLANYDPLTGLANRALLMSHLQNAIEQARRSKDEIALIMFDLDRFKDINDSYGHSAGDELLRHVAQQFTSRLREGDMIARLGGDEFAVVLENLSHPEDAGRLAEEMIGMLGIDYKLSGGALIHVGASAGIALFPHHGDDAFTLLQHADAALYKSKAEGRGTYYYYTDELTASARKRIECESYLRRAIANNEFELYYQPQVHLGTGRIVGAEALIRWNDPHRGVITPDQFIPIAEETGLIREIGEWVLGEVCAQGKVWLDKGHRITLALNLSAHQVRYQNIVALVEEALRKTGYDPKRLELELTESTLMERQEEAVAMLHALRAHGIRLAIDDFGTGYSSLSYLKRFPIDVLKIDKSFVDDLPYDPDDMAIVAAIVAMAQALGFQVLAEGCEREEQITFLKEKGCTMYQGFYKSPPLRAAEFEKLLF, encoded by the coding sequence ATGAAGAACATACCGCTTGGTTCCCTGCTGGGACCGAAAAACGTATCGCTTCGAACCGACCGCTCGATTGCCGAAGCGCTCAAAATCATGTCCGAAAAAGCGATCAGCTCGGTTGTCGTGACCGATGCATCCGACCGTCCGGTCGGCATATTCACCGAACACGACGCGTTGCACGTCGTTGCCGACTCCCTTAACCCCGAAATCCCGCTGTCGGAGGTAATGACTCCCGATCCTTATTGCCTGGAGGAATCGGTACACCTGCACGATGCGTATCAGCTGATGGAGGAGAAAGGATTCCGCCATCTCGTCGTCGTGGATGGGTCGGGACGGTTCAAAGGGGTGGTCAGCGAGGGGGATTTTATCCGTCACCTCGGGTTTGAACACCTCACGAAACAAAAACGGGTCGCCGAAGCGATGAGCGACTCGCCGCTCATCGTCACCCCCGGGATGCCCCTTGCCGAGGCTGCGGCGCTGATGCACGAACGCCGGTGCGATTACGCGATTGTCCTGGAAGGGGGATGCCCCGGCGGTATCATCACCGAACGCGACATCGCCCACCACTACGCCCACGGCGAGAGCGTCGGCGACGAGCGGGTTGATCTGCTGCTGCGCCCCGAAGTTTGCACGGTCGATAAAAACATTTCGTTGCAGGAAGCGGCACTGCTGATGGAGCGTCACGGGGTCCATCAGCTGATCGTGACCGATTCGCACGGGGCGCTGGAGGGGCTGGTGAGCCGCCACGACGTTCTGCATGCCATGCACGGCGCCTATTTCGAGTTCCTGATCCGCACAATCGAACGCAAAAGTGCCGCCATTGCACGGATCAACGAGCGTAAACGGGAGCTGCGGAGCGAAAAAGAGGAGATCGAAAGAAGCACCCTCAAGCTCCGTAAACTTTTCGAGACCCTCCCTGATGGCGTCGTACTGATCGACAGCCGGACGATGCAGGCGGTCGAGTTCAACCGTTCGGCGTACGAACAGCTCGGTTACAGTGCCGACGAGTTCGCCGCTTTGCGGGTGAACGATTACGAAGCGGTCGAAAGCCCCGAAGAGACGCGTCGGCGTGTCGAGAAGATCGAGCGAGAGGGGAGAGACGCCTTCGAGACGCAGCATCGTACCAAAGAGGGGACGATTCTGGACGTCTGGGTCAACGTCGTGCTCGTCGATTTGGGCGGAGTCCCCCATATGATGGCGCTGTTTCGCGACATCACCGACCAAAAGCGCACCGAACGGGAAATCGACCGTGTTCAGGCGCTGGCCCGTATCGGGACGCTGGAATGGGACATCGTCAAAGACGAGATGTCCGGAAGCGATGAGAGCAGCCGTATTTTCGGGATTTCGCTCGATGACAAGCCTTCGGTGCAGGCGTTGCTCGCTTCGGTTGTCGAAGACGACCGCGAGCGGGTGACGCAGGAGTTGTACACCGCGATGAAAGAGGGGACGTACAACGCTATGTGCCGGATCGCGGTCGGGGACGGGACGATACGGTGGGTCGAGACGAACGCCGAATTCATTTACGACGAGAACGGGAATCCGGTCAAAGGAATAGGGATCGTGCAGGACCTGACCGAGCGGGTCTTAGCCGAAGAGGCGCTTCGTCGCAAGGATGCCGATCTCAACGCCGCTCAGGCGCTGGCCCATATCGGAAGCTGGCGGCTTGACGTCGGGCGCGATGTGCTCGAATGGTCCGAGGAGACGTACCGCATATTCGGAGTGAGTAAAGGGTCGCCGTTAAATTATGCCGCCTTTTTGTCGGCGATCCACCCCGACGACCGCGAAAAGGTCGATTACGCGTGGCGCGCCGCATTGCAGGGGGCGCCGTACGAAATCGAGCACCGCATCGTCGTTGACGGCGAGATCAAATGGGTCCGCGAAAACGCCCAGCTCGAAGCCGACCGGGAGGGGAACCTGATCGCTGGGGTCGGAACGGTGCAGCTCATCACCGAGCGCAAACTCTACGAAGAGCGGCTCGAATCCCTTGCCAACTACGATCCGTTGACGGGATTGGCCAACCGCGCGCTGCTGATGTCGCATTTGCAAAACGCCATCGAACAGGCCAGACGTTCCAAGGATGAGATCGCCCTGATCATGTTCGATCTCGACCGGTTCAAGGACATCAACGACAGCTACGGCCACAGCGCCGGAGACGAACTGCTGCGCCACGTTGCGCAGCAGTTCACGTCGCGCCTTCGCGAGGGGGATATGATCGCCCGGCTCGGAGGGGACGAATTCGCCGTGGTCCTCGAAAACCTTTCCCACCCCGAGGATGCGGGGCGGTTGGCCGAAGAGATGATCGGGATGCTCGGGATCGATTACAAACTCTCCGGCGGCGCGCTGATCCATGTCGGTGCCAGTGCGGGGATCGCCCTTTTCCCCCACCACGGGGACGATGCGTTTACCCTCTTGCAGCATGCGGATGCGGCGCTGTATAAATCCAAAGCCGAAGGGCGGGGGACTTATTACTATTACACCGACGAGCTCACCGCTTCGGCGCGTAAACGGATCGAATGCGAGAGTTATCTGCGCCGGGCGATCGCCAACAACGAATTTGAACTCTACTATCAGCCGCAGGTTCATCTTGGGACCGGACGGATCGTCGGGGCCGAGGCGCTGATCCGGTGGAACGATCCCCATCGGGGGGTCATCACCCCCGATCAGTTTATTCCGATCGCGGAAGAGACGGGGCTGATCCGCGAGATCGGCGAATGGGTGCTGGGCGAAGTGTGCGCGCAGGGGAAAGTGTGGTTGGACAAAGGACACCGCATTACGCTGGCGCTCAACCTCTCGGCCCACCAGGTACGCTATCAGAATATCGTCGCTCTTGTCGAAGAGGCGCTTAGAAAAACCGGTTACGATCCCAAACGCCTTGAACTGGAGCTGACCGAGAGTACGCTGATGGAACGCCAGGAGGAGGCGGTGGCGATGCTCCATGCGTTGCGGGCCCACGGCATACGCCTCGCGATCGACGATTTCGGGACGGGGTATTCGTCGCTGTCGTACCTCAAGCGGTTCCCGATCGACGTGCTGAAAATCGACAAGAGTTTCGTGGACGACCTCCCCTACGATCCGGATGATATGGCGATCGTCGCCGCCATCGTGGCGATGGCCCAGGCACTTGGATTCCAGGTGTTGGCCGAGGGGTGCGAACGTGAAGAGCAGATCACCTTCTTGAAAGAAAAAGGGTGCACGATGTACCAGGGATTTTACAAAAGCCCGCCGCTAAGAGCGGCGGAGTTCGAAAAGCTGTTATTTTAG
- a CDS encoding diguanylate cyclase: MFFPSLGLIATTNVITVDINENVQTALNRMHEHNHRSVIVVDGPQHYILTSKDIIRLRLEGIGFDTPLFKVHLRPLPLISRESNIVNALNLTNEQDEHICVCNEDGSLYGLVTNSDIISSVDPQIVLDSLQIGTLLDKKYGYKSFAPDTPVIKILEYLKDAPNDCVIIQKDGFPVGILTSKDVLRLIEKENLQTLPVETEMSSPVFTLGTRASINDGLEFLKKNHFKRIVVTDDSGAVVGVVNQQDLIARTYLKWSQLMRDHFKQFEELTQVLQQKNLHLSKLATKDALTDVHNRHMFTELFAKEVINLKRDGAKLVLMMIDLDFFKRINDTYGHNVGDETLRMFAGTVLTCIRESDIFARWGGEEFVLLLHGASGKEAYDIGEKIRKKIETTFFEQAGRLTCSIGAAEVFADDTIEKAVHRADNALYAAKERGRNTTVVYEG, translated from the coding sequence ATGTTTTTTCCAAGTCTGGGACTGATCGCGACGACGAACGTCATTACCGTCGATATCAACGAAAACGTTCAAACGGCACTGAACCGGATGCATGAGCACAATCACCGCAGCGTTATCGTCGTCGACGGCCCCCAGCACTACATTCTGACCTCGAAAGACATTATCCGCCTGCGGCTCGAAGGGATCGGTTTTGACACCCCCCTTTTTAAGGTGCATCTTCGCCCCCTTCCCCTCATCAGCCGCGAAAGCAACATCGTCAACGCCCTGAACCTCACCAACGAACAGGATGAACACATTTGCGTCTGTAACGAGGACGGTAGCCTCTATGGGCTCGTGACGAACAGCGATATCATCAGCAGCGTCGATCCGCAGATCGTACTCGATTCCCTCCAGATCGGAACCTTGCTGGATAAAAAATACGGTTACAAAAGTTTTGCCCCCGATACGCCGGTCATCAAAATACTGGAGTACCTCAAAGACGCCCCGAACGATTGCGTCATCATTCAGAAAGACGGTTTTCCCGTCGGGATTCTCACCTCCAAGGATGTTTTGCGCCTGATCGAAAAAGAGAATCTGCAGACGCTCCCCGTCGAAACGGAGATGTCCTCGCCGGTCTTTACGCTGGGGACCCGTGCGTCGATCAACGACGGGCTGGAGTTTCTGAAAAAAAACCATTTCAAGCGGATCGTCGTCACGGACGATTCGGGGGCGGTCGTCGGGGTCGTAAACCAGCAAGACCTGATCGCCCGCACGTACCTGAAGTGGTCGCAGCTGATGCGGGATCACTTCAAACAGTTCGAGGAGCTGACGCAGGTGCTTCAGCAAAAAAACCTCCATCTCTCGAAGCTTGCGACAAAAGATGCCCTCACCGACGTGCACAACCGCCATATGTTCACGGAACTGTTCGCCAAAGAGGTGATCAACCTCAAACGCGACGGCGCGAAGCTGGTGTTGATGATGATCGACCTGGATTTTTTCAAGCGGATCAATGACACCTACGGCCACAATGTCGGCGACGAAACCCTCAGGATGTTTGCCGGGACCGTGTTGACGTGTATCCGCGAAAGCGACATTTTTGCCCGCTGGGGGGGAGAGGAGTTCGTCCTCCTCCTGCACGGTGCATCGGGGAAAGAGGCATACGACATCGGTGAAAAAATCCGCAAAAAGATCGAAACGACTTTTTTTGAGCAAGCCGGTCGCCTTACCTGCAGTATCGGTGCGGCGGAAGTGTTTGCCGACGACACGATCGAAAAGGCGGTCCATCGTGCCGACAACGCCCTCTATGCCGCCAAAGAGCGGGGTCGAAACACCACCGTCGTGTATGAGGGCTGA
- a CDS encoding helix-turn-helix domain-containing protein, with protein sequence MPSKYTDDSLEEFHRRIGLNVKLAREQKGITQLELSNMLGYKSVSVVSKAELCIERKYFGIDHLYQIAKVLDIDICDLIRTD encoded by the coding sequence ATGCCCTCAAAATATACAGATGATTCTTTAGAAGAATTTCATCGCCGCATTGGTTTAAATGTCAAGCTAGCCAGAGAGCAAAAGGGCATTACACAACTTGAACTGTCCAATATGCTTGGATATAAATCAGTTTCAGTCGTCAGTAAAGCAGAATTATGTATTGAAAGAAAATACTTTGGCATTGATCATTTATACCAAATCGCCAAAGTATTGGATATAGATATTTGCGATTTGATTCGTACTGATTAG
- a CDS encoding RMD1 family protein — protein sequence MNLLSLYLNRPLSTSMLEYALDITMSRGIENGYYGRNDALHVVLAPFGVLTLIAEEKKTLLDALAVLGISMEDHEEFLTQDYPIHIDPSLAEPFRVDNEAIRLREISTLNLNVIALAVSQSVGLEKYEKRLNSLFAQSRRIVESIHTYSFTRRSRLMQFAKRLALTRHDMVSNLLLLDKPNILWDNEEAEALYTRIAFILELYDRHETALSKLSQIKEDVMLVMDIINHKKSEFLEWIIIVLIAFEIVMGLAEMARKL from the coding sequence ATGAATCTCCTTTCGCTCTATCTCAACCGTCCCCTCAGCACGTCGATGCTCGAATACGCTCTCGACATCACGATGAGCCGCGGAATCGAAAACGGCTACTACGGCCGCAACGACGCGCTGCACGTCGTGCTGGCACCCTTTGGCGTCCTGACCCTTATCGCCGAGGAGAAAAAAACCCTCCTCGATGCGCTGGCGGTTCTGGGAATTTCGATGGAGGACCACGAAGAGTTCCTCACCCAGGACTACCCGATTCACATCGACCCTTCCCTCGCCGAGCCGTTTCGCGTCGACAACGAGGCGATCCGCCTGCGCGAAATTTCAACCCTCAATCTCAACGTCATCGCCCTGGCCGTATCGCAGAGCGTGGGGCTGGAGAAATACGAGAAAAGGCTCAATTCCCTCTTCGCCCAGAGCCGCAGGATCGTCGAATCGATCCATACCTATTCGTTCACCCGGCGCAGCCGCCTGATGCAGTTCGCCAAACGGCTCGCCCTCACCCGCCACGACATGGTCAGCAACCTCCTTCTGCTCGACAAGCCCAACATACTCTGGGACAATGAGGAGGCCGAAGCGCTCTATACGCGGATCGCCTTTATCCTCGAACTCTACGACCGGCATGAAACGGCACTCTCGAAACTCTCGCAGATCAAAGAGGACGTCATGCTCGTCATGGACATCATCAACCACAAAAAAAGCGAATTCCTCGAATGGATCATCATCGTTCTGATCGCGTTTGAAATCGTGATGGGGCTGGCCGAAATGGCCCGAAAGTTGTGA
- a CDS encoding methyl-accepting chemotaxis protein — protein sequence MLSLRPFRVASRLSIRQKLTLIVALTQLFAIIAIGIGILGMVLSNASLSRIHEQSLTPLQQLRSCKNDIGGIVLKTATDLSQGVGDFTAASVAVHKAKTHLHHTWQTYAQGSLTAAERERLEEAKETMERAERSIALLETAIAKKDLMAILDLIQSDFPYSLTPADQQLDELIELQIANAERLYLAAQSEFNQTLILIGITLPLGMIVVFVILRLITRDLLAKISDIALIAHRLKTGDLTQRIGTEGSDELSVAASDMNGSMEELQKILRDIQTASSESLSTAQELNNVSAAIRTRLESGSSDIAQTHEQILTLQSIVDTSARSARDTNAKMEEASSTLIRADGEIMRMNDDIQTVARMQQELSNELQTLSAEAQEVKGILDIIGDIADQTNLLALNAAIEAARAGEHGRGFAVVADEVRKLAERTQESLHRINGTISTIVDAITGTSKNMEKSAGSILVVSRDSQNVQQMINGSSQLISVAAQSVRESNAHLITLTEGMRLISGRIDSLNLLAASNATSIREISDVAFRLDQGTTHINGKLARFRT from the coding sequence ATGCTCTCACTCCGCCCTTTCCGGGTCGCCTCACGTCTCTCCATCCGCCAAAAACTCACCCTCATCGTCGCTTTGACCCAGCTCTTTGCGATCATCGCCATCGGCATCGGGATTCTGGGGATGGTCCTCTCCAACGCGTCGCTCTCCAGAATCCACGAACAGAGCCTCACACCGTTGCAACAGCTTCGCTCGTGTAAAAACGATATCGGGGGCATCGTCCTCAAAACGGCAACCGACCTCTCGCAGGGGGTCGGCGATTTCACGGCCGCATCGGTCGCGGTGCACAAAGCCAAAACACACCTTCATCACACCTGGCAGACCTATGCCCAAGGCTCCCTCACCGCCGCCGAACGCGAACGGCTCGAAGAGGCGAAAGAGACGATGGAACGGGCCGAACGTTCGATCGCTCTGCTGGAAACCGCGATCGCAAAAAAAGACCTGATGGCGATCCTCGACCTGATCCAGAGCGATTTTCCCTACTCGCTCACCCCCGCCGACCAACAGCTCGATGAGCTGATCGAACTCCAGATCGCCAACGCCGAGCGCCTCTACCTTGCTGCCCAAAGCGAATTCAATCAGACCCTCATCCTCATCGGGATCACCCTTCCGCTGGGGATGATCGTCGTCTTCGTCATCCTGCGCCTCATCACCCGCGACCTTCTGGCCAAAATTTCCGATATCGCCCTGATCGCCCACCGCCTTAAAACGGGCGATCTGACCCAGCGGATCGGTACGGAGGGAAGCGACGAGCTCTCCGTCGCGGCATCAGATATGAACGGTTCGATGGAGGAACTTCAAAAAATACTCCGCGACATCCAGACCGCATCGTCCGAAAGCCTCTCTACCGCTCAGGAACTCAACAACGTCTCGGCCGCCATCCGTACCCGCCTCGAGAGTGGCTCCTCCGACATCGCCCAAACCCACGAGCAGATCCTCACGCTTCAGTCCATCGTCGATACATCAGCCCGCTCGGCGCGGGACACCAACGCCAAAATGGAAGAAGCCTCCTCAACTCTCATCCGTGCCGACGGTGAAATCATGCGGATGAACGACGACATCCAGACGGTCGCGCGGATGCAGCAGGAGCTCTCAAACGAACTGCAGACCCTCTCGGCCGAAGCGCAGGAGGTCAAAGGGATTCTCGACATCATCGGCGACATCGCCGACCAGACCAACCTTCTCGCCCTCAATGCCGCCATCGAAGCGGCACGTGCCGGGGAGCACGGGCGGGGATTTGCCGTCGTCGCCGACGAGGTGCGTAAACTGGCGGAGCGGACGCAGGAGAGCCTTCATCGGATCAACGGCACGATCAGCACGATCGTCGATGCGATCACGGGGACGAGCAAAAACATGGAAAAATCGGCCGGATCGATTCTCGTCGTTTCCCGCGATTCCCAGAACGTCCAGCAGATGATCAACGGTTCCTCGCAACTCATTTCGGTAGCCGCCCAAAGCGTTCGCGAGTCGAACGCCCACCTCATCACCCTCACCGAAGGGATGCGTCTCATCTCCGGCCGGATCGATTCACTCAATCTTCTGGCCGCGTCCAATGCGACGAGCATCCGCGAAATCAGCGACGTCGCCTTCCGCCTCGATCAGGGGACAACCCACATCAACGGCAAACTCGCGCGCTTCCGGACCTAG